One segment of Gammaproteobacteria bacterium DNA contains the following:
- the greA gene encoding transcription elongation factor GreA, with the protein MKRIPVTAKGMQQLTAELERLEKVERPHVIQAIAEARAHGDLKENAEYHAAKEQQGFIEARIRDLKSKLSHAQVIDVSKMKNEGTVVFGATVKLYNLETEEEQVYQIVGEDEADLKLRKISVTSPIARALIGKSQGSEVDVQTPGGVNSFEIVEVLYI; encoded by the coding sequence ATGAAAAGAATTCCAGTGACAGCTAAGGGGATGCAGCAATTAACTGCTGAATTAGAGCGTTTGGAAAAAGTTGAACGTCCGCATGTCATCCAGGCGATTGCTGAAGCACGTGCGCACGGTGATTTAAAAGAAAATGCCGAGTACCATGCAGCCAAAGAACAGCAAGGTTTTATTGAAGCACGCATTCGTGATCTCAAAAGTAAGCTATCCCATGCGCAGGTCATTGATGTATCCAAAATGAAGAATGAAGGGACGGTAGTATTCGGCGCGACAGTTAAACTTTATAATCTGGAAACTGAAGAAGAACAGGTTTATCAAATTGTAGGAGAAGATGAAGCTGATCTGAAATTGCGTAAGATTTCCGTTACCTCACCAATTGCTCGGGCGTTAATTGGAAAATCTCAAGGGAGTGAAGTTGACGTGCAGACACCTGGTGGAGTCAATAGTTTTGAAATAGTTGAAGTTTTGTATATTTAA
- the carB gene encoding carbamoyl-phosphate synthase large subunit produces MPKRNDIKSVLILGAGPIVIGQACEFDYSGAQACKALREEGYRVILVNSNPATIMTDPQMADAIYIEPVQWEVVEKIIEVERPDALLPTMGGQTALNTALDLAREGVLERYGVQMIGASREAIDKAEDRELFRDAMRKIGLDMPRSGLAHSMDDALQIQKDLGFPIVIRPSFTMGGTGGGIAYNREEFIEICERGLDLSPTNELLLDEAIIGWKEYEMEVVRDCEDNCIIICSIENLDPMGIHTGDSITVAPAQTLTDKEYQHMRDAAITVLREIGVDTGGSNVQFAINPENGRMVVIEMNPRVSRSSALASKATGFPIAKVAAKLAIGYTLHELRNEITGGQMPAAFEPTIDYVVTKVPRFNFEKFPKADPRLTTQMKSVGEVMAIGRSFQESLQKALRGLEVGVDGLDPKLNLQDEGALSTLHRELRIAGCDRLWYVADAFRAGLSLGEIHRLSRIDPWFLAQIQNLIHVESQVSQLSLAEVNSTYMRQLKRQGFSDRRLAKLLGVSELALRKHRHELGVRPVYKRVDTCAAEFSTSTAYLYSTYEEESEAYPTDRNKVIVLGGGPNRIGQGIEFDYCCVHAALAMRQLGFETIMVNCNPETVSTDFDTSDRLYFEPLTLEDVLEICDLEQPQGVIVQYGGQTPLKLARALESAGVPIMGTSPDAIDRAEDRERFQQLVQKLGILQPPNGTVRSVEEGLRLANVFAYPLVVRPSYVLGGRAMEVIYNEKELRRYMSQAEAITFEAPLLLDHFLDNAIEVDIDAVCDGKMVFIGGIMEHIEQAGVHSGDSACSLPPYSLSEEIQERLCEAMQKMALELGVVGLMNAQFAIQGNEIYVLEVNPRASRTVPFVAKATGLALARMAAYCMAGISLTQQEVTAHTPAYYAVKMPVFPFSKFPGVDPILGPEMKSTGEVMGVGESFGEAFAKALVGAGQVIPRQGRVFLSVRDADKIEVVGLARDLVAFGFSIVATHGTAAALQEGGVPCLPVNKVTEGRPHIVDMIKNDEIDFIVNTTEGEQAIADSYTIRRSAVQHKVLYTTTLAGGKAICMAMQHKAAVRVTRLQDLHGGKISPILAVPQSTIIN; encoded by the coding sequence ATGCCAAAACGAAATGATATTAAGTCAGTTTTAATTCTAGGAGCAGGTCCAATTGTGATAGGGCAGGCCTGTGAATTTGATTATTCCGGTGCTCAGGCTTGTAAAGCTTTGCGAGAAGAAGGTTACCGGGTCATTTTAGTTAACTCCAATCCCGCCACCATCATGACCGACCCGCAAATGGCTGATGCGATCTATATCGAGCCAGTGCAATGGGAAGTGGTAGAGAAAATCATCGAAGTGGAACGTCCTGATGCTTTGCTGCCAACGATGGGGGGGCAGACTGCGCTGAATACCGCCTTAGATTTGGCGCGTGAAGGTGTATTGGAACGTTACGGCGTGCAAATGATTGGCGCTTCACGGGAAGCCATTGATAAAGCTGAAGATCGAGAATTGTTCCGCGATGCCATGCGCAAAATTGGTTTAGATATGCCACGTTCAGGGTTAGCGCATAGCATGGATGATGCATTACAGATTCAAAAAGACTTGGGTTTTCCTATTGTGATTAGACCTTCATTCACCATGGGTGGCACAGGTGGGGGTATAGCTTATAATCGCGAAGAATTTATAGAAATTTGTGAGCGTGGTCTGGATCTATCTCCTACCAATGAACTGTTGCTAGATGAAGCAATTATTGGTTGGAAAGAATATGAGATGGAAGTGGTGCGCGACTGTGAAGATAATTGCATCATCATCTGCTCCATAGAAAATTTAGACCCCATGGGTATACACACTGGGGATTCCATCACCGTAGCGCCTGCCCAGACTTTAACGGATAAAGAATACCAACACATGCGGGATGCCGCGATTACCGTGTTACGCGAGATTGGCGTGGATACCGGCGGTTCTAATGTGCAGTTTGCGATTAATCCTGAGAACGGCCGCATGGTAGTTATTGAAATGAATCCCCGCGTGTCGCGTTCATCCGCACTTGCTTCTAAAGCCACAGGTTTTCCTATCGCTAAAGTCGCTGCCAAGCTGGCCATCGGCTATACACTACATGAACTGCGAAATGAAATCACCGGTGGACAAATGCCGGCAGCGTTTGAGCCTACCATTGACTATGTGGTCACGAAAGTACCCCGTTTTAATTTTGAAAAATTTCCCAAAGCCGATCCACGCCTAACCACGCAAATGAAATCCGTGGGTGAGGTCATGGCAATTGGACGTTCTTTTCAGGAGTCTTTGCAGAAGGCTTTGCGTGGGCTTGAGGTTGGGGTTGACGGTTTAGATCCCAAGCTCAATTTGCAAGATGAGGGAGCGCTTTCCACTTTACATAGAGAACTGCGCATCGCAGGGTGCGACCGACTTTGGTACGTCGCTGATGCCTTTCGAGCGGGGCTTAGTCTAGGTGAGATTCATAGATTATCGCGAATTGATCCTTGGTTTTTAGCGCAGATACAGAATTTAATTCATGTTGAATCGCAAGTTTCGCAACTCAGCCTGGCTGAAGTCAATTCTACCTATATGCGACAGTTAAAACGCCAGGGTTTTTCTGACCGCAGATTAGCTAAGTTGTTGGGAGTCAGTGAACTGGCTTTGCGAAAACATCGCCATGAATTAGGAGTGCGCCCGGTATATAAAAGGGTAGACACCTGTGCGGCAGAGTTCTCCACTAGCACTGCATATTTATACTCAACCTATGAAGAAGAATCAGAAGCTTATCCAACAGATCGTAACAAAGTCATCGTGCTGGGTGGGGGTCCCAATCGTATAGGTCAGGGCATTGAGTTTGATTATTGCTGTGTACACGCGGCACTTGCCATGCGGCAACTCGGTTTTGAAACCATCATGGTCAATTGCAATCCTGAAACAGTTTCCACGGATTTTGATACCTCCGACCGTCTGTATTTTGAACCCTTAACCCTAGAAGATGTGTTAGAAATCTGTGATTTGGAACAACCCCAAGGGGTCATTGTGCAATATGGCGGTCAAACGCCCTTAAAATTAGCTCGAGCGTTGGAGTCAGCAGGTGTGCCGATTATGGGCACTTCGCCGGATGCCATTGATCGCGCCGAAGATCGTGAGCGCTTTCAGCAATTAGTGCAGAAATTAGGCATATTGCAGCCACCCAACGGCACTGTGCGCAGCGTAGAAGAAGGATTGCGTTTGGCGAACGTATTTGCTTATCCTCTGGTTGTCAGGCCATCGTATGTACTGGGTGGACGTGCCATGGAGGTGATATATAATGAGAAAGAGTTGCGTCGTTATATGAGCCAAGCAGAAGCCATCACTTTCGAAGCACCTTTGCTGTTGGATCATTTTCTCGATAATGCTATTGAGGTCGATATTGACGCGGTTTGTGATGGCAAAATGGTATTTATTGGCGGCATTATGGAGCATATTGAACAGGCTGGGGTACATTCCGGCGATTCTGCTTGTTCCTTGCCGCCTTATAGTTTAAGCGAGGAGATACAGGAGCGTTTATGTGAAGCCATGCAGAAAATGGCTTTAGAATTAGGGGTGGTGGGTTTGATGAATGCGCAGTTTGCGATTCAGGGCAATGAAATTTATGTGCTCGAAGTGAATCCCCGCGCCTCCCGCACTGTGCCTTTTGTAGCGAAAGCCACAGGTCTAGCTTTAGCCAGAATGGCCGCCTATTGTATGGCTGGAATTAGCCTAACCCAGCAAGAAGTCACTGCCCATACACCCGCTTACTACGCGGTTAAAATGCCGGTTTTTCCCTTTAGTAAATTTCCTGGCGTAGATCCAATTTTGGGTCCAGAAATGAAGTCAACAGGTGAAGTCATGGGCGTTGGTGAAAGTTTTGGTGAAGCCTTTGCCAAAGCGCTAGTCGGAGCCGGCCAAGTGATTCCGCGTCAAGGTCGGGTATTCTTGAGTGTGCGGGATGCAGATAAAATTGAAGTAGTAGGTTTAGCCAGAGATTTGGTTGCCTTCGGGTTTTCTATTGTGGCAACCCATGGTACAGCGGCGGCTTTGCAGGAGGGCGGGGTGCCGTGCCTGCCAGTCAATAAAGTCACAGAAGGTCGTCCACATATCGTTGATATGATTAAAAATGATGAAATTGATTTTATTGTCAATACCACAGAAGGCGAGCAGGCCATCGCTGATTCTTACACTATCCGTCGCAGTGCAGTACAGCATAAAGTGCTCTACACCACGACGTTAGCTGGGGGCAAAGCGATCTGTATGGCCATGCAGCATAAAGCAGCGGTACGGGTAACGCGTTTGCAGGATTTGCATGGGGGGAAAATTTCACCCATATTGGCAGTTCCCCAGTCCACAATCATTAATTAA
- the pcnB gene encoding polynucleotide adenylyltransferase PcnB — translation MMIIPRQDHNITRKNISKHALIVLNRLHEAGYQSYLVGGSVRDLLLGIKPKDFDIATDAHPEHVRRLFRNSRIIGRRFRLIHVFFGTEIIEVATFRTAHPEIEHPEARQSHTGMLIRDNVYGSMEDDAWRRDFSINALYYNIDDYSVIDYTGGLKDLENHTIRILGDPVSRYTEDPVRMLRALRMAAKLDFTLEPETAKPISELNRLIKHVSPARLFDEVIKLFYCGHAMRAFRLLTHYGLFEKLFSQTAMVLAESKQEKDRYLSLILHSCNNTDQRLANAQSLNPAFLFSVLLWPALQHKTEGLMREGHAPYTASQMAARKVLGLQMHETTIPKRHSTMVQEIWLLQFPLQMHPKNRILTLFSNPRFRAAFDFLLLRMESGETQLAPAVQWWQEFQLASGEERQEKIKRLPSARRKKKK, via the coding sequence ATGATGATTATTCCCCGGCAAGACCATAATATTACGCGCAAAAACATCAGCAAGCATGCCTTAATCGTATTAAACCGCTTGCATGAAGCAGGCTACCAATCTTATTTGGTGGGCGGTAGCGTACGTGATCTCTTGCTAGGCATAAAACCCAAAGACTTCGACATTGCAACCGATGCGCATCCAGAACATGTACGCCGCCTGTTTCGTAACAGTCGCATCATTGGACGCCGCTTTCGTTTGATTCATGTATTCTTCGGCACTGAAATCATTGAGGTCGCCACATTCCGCACCGCTCATCCCGAAATCGAACACCCAGAAGCCAGACAATCTCATACCGGAATGTTGATTCGGGACAATGTCTATGGCTCTATGGAAGATGATGCCTGGCGTCGCGACTTTAGCATTAACGCACTTTACTACAATATCGATGATTACTCGGTGATTGATTACACCGGCGGTCTTAAAGATCTTGAAAATCACACGATTAGAATACTTGGAGACCCGGTATCACGTTATACAGAAGACCCTGTGCGTATGCTGCGCGCCCTACGCATGGCAGCGAAATTGGATTTTACCCTGGAACCGGAAACCGCCAAGCCTATCTCTGAATTAAACCGTCTGATTAAGCACGTCTCTCCTGCCAGACTCTTCGATGAAGTCATCAAATTATTTTATTGCGGTCACGCCATGCGCGCTTTTCGCCTGTTGACCCATTATGGTTTATTTGAAAAATTGTTTTCACAAACTGCTATGGTGCTTGCAGAAAGCAAGCAGGAAAAAGACCGCTATCTGTCCTTGATCTTACACAGCTGCAACAATACCGATCAACGCCTAGCCAATGCCCAAAGCTTAAATCCTGCCTTTCTATTTTCAGTATTGCTCTGGCCGGCGTTACAACATAAAACCGAAGGGCTGATGAGAGAGGGTCATGCCCCCTATACCGCATCACAAATGGCAGCCCGCAAAGTATTAGGCTTACAAATGCACGAGACGACCATACCCAAACGCCATAGCACGATGGTTCAAGAAATCTGGTTGTTACAATTTCCGCTGCAAATGCATCCTAAAAACCGTATTCTTACCCTATTTTCCAATCCCCGTTTTAGAGCAGCATTTGATTTTTTGTTATTGCGCATGGAATCTGGTGAAACGCAATTAGCGCCTGCCGTGCAATGGTGGCAGGAATTTCAGCTAGCTTCAGGTGAAGAAAGGCAAGAGAAAATCAAACGCCTACCCAGCGCCAGACGCAAGAAAAAGAAATAA